In the Pelmatolapia mariae isolate MD_Pm_ZW linkage group LG10_11, Pm_UMD_F_2, whole genome shotgun sequence genome, CCCTCCATAGTCGGTTGAAATTAATTCAAAGAGAAAAGTATTGATACAGAGCAAAGCATCTCTTGTTACTCCAATTTAAATGCACAGGGCTCTAACTTCATATGAAATTATATCACAACATTTCTCCCTTTCATACTTTAACATGTGAAACCATCACTGTCTGACTGATTTTACAGATTGATACCACAAAAAAATGGTAGGATTTgccaaataaaaacataatttttccattttcgtgacaaaaaaacaaaactcctgAGACATGGTGATGACATAAGTTTAaagctgctggctgagtgctcAAAGAGTTCTGTGAGAATATAAAATGAACCTCGCCATGATGACTAACAGCTTTCTGGTTGTCACAGCACTGTACATCACTTTGTAAGTGCGTTATAAACACAGTTGATGTGGACAGTCCAAATTTTTCACTACAATTTATTCATCAGCTAAACCTTTAATGTTGGTTGTTTAACTCTCAGACTTGGTTAATGAAACAAAGCATACTAATATGTTGTGGCCTGTAAAATGAACAACAATAAATGGCCAATAATATTGAGAAAATGTAGCCTTGCAGTTTTAATCTGAAGGCAACCATAAAGCAAATCCAAAGTGAGGCCATACTTTACACGATTACATGTGGAAAGTATGGACAGTACATGTCATTGTACCACATATATTTTCTGTAGCACAGTTTCCACAATTCTGTCTACGTTGTATTATTATCTTTGGCTGTACagagcattattattattagtagtagtagtagtattagtatTGTAAATCCTATCAATAGGCATCCTATTCCCTTTATCATCTGCTTCTTTTTCCTTAAAGCTTAATCACCACATCACATTTCCCTGATGGTCCAGACAGTCTAGTCTTTTCCTGGAAAATTGGGATCATGTGTGCAGAGGAAGATGGAAACATGCACAGAAAGCAGAGATTACTTAGAAGTAGGCCACAAGTTCTACATGAGGGCTACATGAGTTGATATACTACCAGCTGGCTTTGATATAGTTAAAAGACTAAAAGGACTTTCTTAGAATCTGAGCAACACAAAAGTACTTTAAATGCTCTCACAGGGACATCAGCACTTCAATCAACTCATTCTAACAATATCTTAACCTTGACCAAGTAACCATGGGAACAGGGTGAGACTATCCCCTTGTTTAGTCTAAATTAACAGCTACTCCACAACACCAAGAATGTtaagaataaataaagtattattgCAAAAGCATGCTGCATACACACGCAGACGGCTTCTTTCCAGTGATGTGATTATCATTTTATGCAGTACAGTCACATGACCcctggagaaaaaaagggtAAATTCCACACAAAACCACCACAACACATATCAAGGCAAGTGTAGCATGTTCTGATACCGCCACAACACAATCGTGTACGTGTAAGTGCTCGGTAGCTGTCAGACAtaaacatgatttaaaaagGAACATTATGACTTTTACTATCAGTTTGGTGGAAAAAGCCCTGAAGTTGCCTGATGCCTAAAATATGATGTCTCCTTTGATCTGCTCCCATACTAATTGTGAAAACTGCATCAAACAGGGTTCAGCTTGAACAGTGGCACTGTTACCAACAATCGAGATGAGGTTAAAGTGCAGTCAAAACAGCTCACTGAGATCTAACAAtgattctttttactgttttaatttttactgttctttttattgatttACTGCTAGGGCCATCCTAAGCTGCCTTAAAACTATGCAGCCCCTGACACATAATGTCCAAGTCAGATCACTGCCACTGTTATGATGGAAGGTAGCACATACTTTTTTCTGTATAAAGCTCACATTGTATAGTTGTATATCGGCACTGGCATTCCTAGAGAACATTAAAGTGCCGCACTTTAAGTTTAGCAATAACTGTTTTATAGATGTTGTGACATGTGATTCCGAGTCACAAGCTATACGGGTGAGATGCTTCTGTttgcacagcacacacacacacacacacacacacacacacacacacacacacacacacacacacacacacacacaaatgtgttttaaagtTTCTTTGACTTGTCACTAACCTCCTCACTCACAGGCTTCGCAGCTCCTTCTTATTTCTCCGCTCTCACATTAATAACGCCGAGGCGGAGCTGAGCAGTGCGCAGCACAGACTGCGCAGCCAGCTCCTGGGCTGCTGAATGAAACAAATTCATCCCAGATAGTTCCCTCTAACGCGGTCTGCTTCCTGTTTCGTTATTGTAGCGGTTCAAACATGCGCACTGAATATTTGAGGAAGCGCAAAAAGCTTTTATGGACTTCAACACACGTGTTAGGTTTAAAGAGTACATAAAGCGTAACTGGGCTCTGTATACTGCAGTTCATTATCTGTGAAGtgagtcttttttaaaaaaacgacTGGAACAATCTTTAACAATTAACGAAACACGTGTTTATTCTAatgtattatatttacaaaacgctcatattaaacacaaacacaatcttGGGACTTACTGTGGTGATTTTTTATTACATGAATTCAATTTAAAAGGTTACGCCCAATACAAAGAGCCCTATCTAAGTGGATTAACCGCTCAGGAGATATCTACGTGTCTGACTTTTCAAGGAAAATGAGTGATTTTCGATAAATAGTAAGTTTGCTTTTTTCAGCATCCTGTCCGCATCTGTCAACGGAATGAGTCGCCaccaaaataacaaaacaaaattactctcgcaaagataaaaaaataaaaaaaattcatatctctctaTAACAAAATGGACcccgaaagaaaaagaaaagtttctgctgtgtgggatcatttcgatattttaactgcaaataaggtaactgtttgtctttgtttcagtgtaatctatcagaataggaaaaacagcaatgtgacttgcagtgtaaattatttttttcattttatgcaggttAAATGTTGCATCTGTTCTGCGGAGCtttcttacacaaacaaaagcacctcCTCAGTGTTTAGGCATtacagagccaaacatgaaaatgaggagacaaacacaccGAGAACGAACAAGGTAGGCTTATATAGACATCGAAcagctttatcatcatttttttttatattaatacgtgttttattattttgaaatcaagcATCTAGGAAGGCTGTTCTGGGCCAGGCAgtcctgaattttattataaaggcCTGCCAAACCTTTCATTCAAAAGAGACAAATCTAGACAAATCGTATCATTCTTCAGATCCAGCActacagccaaagaaaagcttgcCAAAGTGCAGCAGCAGATGGGACAGCCCGTCTTGAAACTTATCAATGAGGTACCAACACATTGGAACAGCACATATCAGATGCTGTCACGGCTACATGATGAGAAAGAACCAGTCTGGGTATCTGTTGCTTCTCTTCCAACAGATTTAACTCCACTTACGGCTGATGAGTGTAACATTGTAAGGGAAGCACTTCTTGTGCTGGCCCCTTTCCATCAGGCCACAGTGGAGTTGTCTGAGGAGAGGAGAGTTTCAGGATCAAAGGTCATCCCGATGATGAAAATGCTATATTGTGCACTTGAGCGGAACTCTTTACATCTACACACACAAGCAGCCACCCATCTCCATGACCAACTTAGGCGTCATGTCACAGACACTGCTTGTAATCTGGAGTCATTAAGTGTGTTGCCTCTACTAACACTTTTAGACCCCAGATTTAAAACACTCGGATTTCGTAGTTCCTCCAAGTGTAGTGAGGCATTCAATCGCCTGAAAATGGAGTGTGCTGCAGTAATTGCCTGCACAACATCTGAGCCACAGCCTGGACCTTCATCAGAGCAGTCACCTGTTCCAGACAAGTTCAGTATTATCAGCTTATTCTTACATTTATTTTGATGCTAATGTGTACTAATTTGGGGTAGATGACAAAAACTAAAATGgacatgcattttttatttcagaaaacCTGCGGCAGCGGCTCGATGAAGAAGTTGGCAGACAAACCAACAATGCAACAGAGGACTCCATCATTGAGGTCCAACGCTACTTGGAGGAGAGAAACATTCCAAGATCAGAGGATCCCTTAACGTACTGGGGGAATAGGAAGACATCTTATCCGAACCTTTTCCACCTggctttacagtttttgtgtaccccagcttcatctgtgccCCGCGTGCgtgtgttttccaaagctgggGAAATGATGTCAAAAAAACGCAATagactgaatgcaaaaacattgGATGAACGTATTTTTCTGAatagaaatttataataaactctgagtcaattacatttaaatgggtaatattacattcacaatactttcattttaattttcacttaatgtcattcacaatatattttaaagatgcctacaatatttgaaatgtaaaagatataaaattaTTCCATGGAAAGTACAATACCTTACAGTGTATACAAGTATGACTAGGTCATTGAATCAGTGTCTGTTGTGAGTCTCAAGTAAGTTGCctgcaatgatatttaaggtccagcaggtgtcagtatggagcaaaacagcaacactgtgtcgacacagtatcgatacagtttggggaatgtgctgaaacgcttcacaaggcctcatctacccatcactaGTAAGCTGTTCTCAGATGAGGAGTTTATCAAAGAGTATTTGGTGGACTCTGCCCAACTAATTAGCCCTGAGAtaaaagaagcatttgaaaATGTGCAAATAGTAACAAGACATATCAAGGACACTGTGAAAAATGTGAGGCTTTAGTTAGACAATTTTAACTTTTCTCTTCGGTTCTGGATGAGCGCTGTTATGTCAGCAACACAGCCCAGTTTCTCATCTTTGTACGTGGGATAACAAAAGAGTGTGagattacaaaggagctggcagAAATGCACTCTATGAAAGGGACTGTGACAGGGAGTTACTTGTTCACGGAGGTAACTGCATGAATTGATAAGCTGGGACTAAATTGGGACAAACTGGCAGGTGTTAAAAGCGACGGCTGTCCAaatctgaaaggaaaaaacatctGACTTTTGAATCAGATACAGTATAAAGTGAGAGAAATGAACCTAGAACTGAAATTGGCATTTTTGTACTATTATATACACCAGAAGGTGTTGTGTAAGTCACTGCTAAAAATTAACTATGCTGTTGATGTTTCAGCTAAAATAGCTAACTTCATCAGGGTAAGAGAGCTGACTCACTTTGGTACACTTTCAATTCACTGCTGGCAAAGCACTTGAAGTCAGTGTGACTGCtggatttttattcttttattcttcAAAGAGGATAGCCTTCCACACATAAAGAGATGTTGGCGAACAAACATTCTCAGTCCTGAAgtttaacaaataaatataaacaacctcTTTCAGCAATGATCACTTGTCTGCTGtcctttatatttttaaatctgcCACTGAACCTGACTTTCATGAACTTGCTCAAGTACAAAACAGCCTAGATTTCGTTTGCAGAATTGAAAAACTGAGGATAAAATAGCAGAATTGACATTTTGCAAAAACATGCAtatcagggctctagagtgcaaCTAATTTGGTTACAAATGTGACCTATTTTCTCAATGGTGCAACCGGCCGttcaagtaaaaacaaaaaagtctccacaactctgaaagtctctgtgtggtcaacaacagacacacattatgcccataTCGTtctctaaaccaatcagagatagtcaagGGCGGAACCTCTCAGATGCCCATGCCCAAGGTAAGATGTTCAGTTATTGAGATGTTCAGTTCAAAGCCTTTGAGTCACTTTTAATTTtgactttctttttattttatatatcttgaGATATTTCAAGTTTAAATTTCAGCTCACTGAAGCACTTTACGCACAAGAACTTTTTCAGTACTGTATTTTTTAGACTATAAGACCACACTTAAAGTCCTTTCATTTCCTCAaaagtgtgccttatgtatgaattctggttgtgcttactgaccccgaactgattttatgtggtatgcggcgctcaaaaatctgtcaaaatgttttagtacgacttcggtaagctacaaagccgcaccgcttgatggattgttggagcattacggctaccgtagtcaggagcctcgcagagtaatACGTACCATgtttcaacataatattaccataCTGCGTGTGTATAAGGACCCCAAAATGGCACACGCAGTATGGTAATATtatggtaatattatgttgaaaaacttttgtgctggtgcacctaagaaaaaaagataggcgcaccagtgcaaccGCAGCACAAAGTTATGAAAAGCTATTTCCCACTTTCATTCCTTTAACATCTACTATTACCAGTAGCAGTTTACAGAGGGAGAAATTTAATTTGAACAGAACTCAGTTTAGCTAAAACCTTCCTATTTGAAGCACTTTTGGTAATCTCAATCCAGAGGAGAAATCTCCTTCTTGGAGAGTGTGTGCACAGCTCTCACCagcaccacacagacacagacagtgaCCCCGCTCTTAGCAATAATGGCAAAGAGAATTCCAATTATCTGCCAGAGACAATACTGACAACAACAGTTTTCACAAATGCAACAAACCTTATGCACAGATGACAAAATACTGAGTGAGCTAAAGAGACCTATGTCTCAATGACAGAATCCCATTGCATTAACAGAATGGTAAAGGCAGCAACGTTAATATCTGGCATCAAAAAGAgcttaaacaaaaatataatctcAAGGCACTTCAGCAAGAAATTGGAAAATGTTTTCTGCATCTGTATTTAGCCTGCAAGTAATGCAGGAATACACATAATTTTTACAGCATCATGATTGTCTATTAAGCAGTTATAGAACAGCTTCTATGATGTAGTGTCAGACATTACTTTACTCTGCAGCATCAGCATtcagaagagagacagaaagtgcCCTGTGTGCTTCTTAAATCCATTTTTCATTAAAGTTTGTTTCAGTAGTACCATCTAATTTACTTTCAACAGTCACAACAGATAGCTGTCAtttgtcttttggtattttaatgGCTTCTTTATATCTAAGCAGCTGGAAATTTATTTGCATTATAGCTGAGGTAGTACGACAAATAAAACATCAAAACTAAAATACTTATTTCTGTTAGTACACAAAGCAAATAATGGTTCCAGCTTGGCTCCACCTTGATATCTTAATATGGACCTAACTTTCCgccatgtctttttttttctttttctgatctTTCCTTCAGAAAGGTCCAGAATGTAAAATCTGTAAATCAGGTAGATGCATTTGGTAAAAACCTCACATCCTGTAATTTCTGCTTGATGAGCATAATCCTAAGCAAGTCTTTGTATGCTCATGCTCAGGTAGAAGAGTGGTTCTCCATGTTATTCAAACTCTCCGTTTCTGTATCTGTGTTTGTGAGTTTCAGCAGAGCCTGAGTCTGCTCACTGGTATTTTCTGCATTCTGGTCTTCTACTCCAGGAAAACCCACCGAATCCTCGTCCTGCTCTGAGCTGCTGGGCTCCAAATCAGGATAAATGAGAAGGAAACAAGCTGCAAGAAAGCCAAGGAAAGAACCCCCAGAGGCCACAATGGGAATGACACGCACACTGCCAACTGCCTCTACCACAGATCCAAGTGCTGATGCAACCAAAATCTGGCTGATGTAAACCTGAAAGAGGAAATACTGTAACCAGACTATTTACAAAAACCTAAAAATGCCATTTCACTTTTGAACGTTTCTCATTTTGCTCAGTCTAACCTGAATTTATGCATCAGAGTCAGCTTAATTTGGTAGAGTACTTACCTGGCAGGTTAAAATAGCGCAATCAATCCCAAAACCTCTTCGAGTGTTTTCTGGGCTGTGGTTAATGTACTGAGAAAAGAAACATGACAGCAAAGACTGTAACTATACTGAAACGACTGATGTTTCTAATTGAATAAATGGGGAAGAGGCTCAAAACAAATAATATAACAGAGTAATTAATTAAAGTGGTTTAATTaaagtattgcattaactgtttagaaACTATAAAAACTGGAGTCATTTATACACACATCAATCATTTTCAAaagctcaaaagtaattgggtATATTAACATAACTTTAAATATAtggattgtttttaatttttgtgatttgacgctatatagataaaactgaattgaactgaatcacAGCACATTTGGTCAAACAACCTCAGACTTGACCATAATGATTTTAATATGCACCAGGAATATGAGTGTGATCATACCTCTTTGATTTCATGGTACTGGCCAAGTAAAGCATAGGGACAGTAGGAGATACTCATGGAGATGATGCCCATGGTACTGATCATCACCATTGCAACATAAACATTAGGGATGATTGCCATGACTGCAGTACCTAAGATGAGAGGGAATCCGATCCGTAAGTAACTTTACAGAGGCTAACAACATTTATACTCATGTTTCAACTATTCTAATAAGTCAGCTCACCAACTGAGAATCCCAGAGTTCCAAGAATGTAGATGACCCTAATGCTGAGATCAAAATGATCCAGATACTTCTGAAGGATGGCTGGGTGGAGAAAAATTGTCATTCACTGAGTAGTTAGCTGAATACTTCtataaaaaaatgaagctgtttgaGTTTTACcagagcagacagcagcagtagcagcataAATCACCAGTCCCCAGCAGCCCATCTGTACTCCTTTGTGATAATTTTGTAGCTCTGTGGAATTGGCTGGTgccttaaagaaaaaagaaaaaaagtagaaaCACTGAACATTTGACTTCCACTGACATTTTAGTGCCTTATACTCATAAATTGTAAAATGTGGTATGCTGCTTGTCTGTTCTTATACAGCAGTGGTCCTCAAACTTTTTCTGGAATGCCTGCCAAATAATGATACAAAAGGTTCAACTTAGCTTCACTTTATATTTTTTCCCTGCAGGGGCTTTGTGGCCTCTCAGGGTGATCACAGCCATGTGCTAAGAACCACTGCACTATTGTGTGGTTTCCAAGGAGTACAAAATACCAAATGATGTCAGGTAGCGCTTCAACAAAAATGCACATGGGGTTTGGAAggtatctgtatgtgtgtgcttgtgtgtataCCTTGGGGTCTCCTTGAAAAATAACCTGCCCCATGAAATCTGTATAAAACACAGATTCAGCTATAATGGAGAACCATGTGAGCAGGTGACACACGCATAATCTCCAGAGCTGACTGGGCATCTAGAGTGAAAGAAATACAGGCAGTATTTATTACTGGAACATCAGTCATCTCTGTTGACATAACCCAGTGCTGTAGtaaaagaggagaaagaagaagaaattcaCCTTCAACATGGACAACCACAGCAGCCGTACACTCCCACCCTTGTCTGTTCCTCCCTCACTGCTGGAGCCCTCGGATGACAGACTGCTGGCTGAAAGCTGCAACCGTCGTCTGTCTGTATGCCGCTGGATGATGCTTAAATCATTCAAACTTTGGGACGTAGTGATTGGCTGAGTGCTGAAATGTCCTGTGTGTCGCATTCGATGCCGTTGTGCTCCAACTCGACCATAATATGAAAAAGTAAATGAGGGCTGAAGAGAAAAACCCCACCAAAATCAGTTTTTATACATCTGCAAAATAACCTATGTTGTcaattaaagataaaaaaaataaattaaatcataCTTGTCTGTAGTAGGTGGGTCTGCCTAGCCGTGTACTGGATGTATGGTTTCCCAGCTTGGTGCCATGGGTTTTCATAACACTGGGCAACTCAGAACCATTGGCAGGTTTGGCCTGCTAGGACAGAAGAGAGGGGCAGTGTGGTACAAATTACTGAAGGAAACTGAAGGTATCGGGCTTAATGTCTGAAAAAGATGTTCTTTGTCTTTGAAGAGGTAGAATAGAATCATTATCAATAGGTTGATAATGATACATAATTTGTGGGAGTACACTGTTTGTCTCAAAGTTACTAtaagctaaaaaacaaacaaaaaccatatTTGATCACAGCAGCCATTTTACCTGTTTCAACTGGGAATCCTCTGAGCCCCAGCTGGTCTGCTGGAAGGACGGATGACCATTTGCTGGATCTttaagttcagataaaactgaactTATAGGCGTCACGTCGGCTATCCCATCAGGAGGGGGTTGTGGTCCGACAGAAGGTGGGGCTTCAGCACTGGAATCTGCTAGTTTGAAAACATCTTCAAGGTCTTCTTGCATTTCAGGTTGAAAGTGTGTCTCTGGCAAGAAATTTTGTGTGTCTGGGTCAAGGTCTGCATCTAACTCAATTGTAGCATCTGGCATGGCTAAGACTGAATCACTTTTACTCCTTACTCGCTCCACAGCAAGAAAGTCAATTTCCCCTTCCTTAGGATCTGATTCAGGGTCGTCTCTGGATCGAGCTTGAGCAGAAGCATCCTCTTCTGTAATTACATCCAGTGTGCGGCCAGCTGGCTTCAAAGATACCTGGCCAGTAGAATCCCCATTTTCTGTGTCTTTAACCTGGTTTGATGGACTGAAGGGCTGCTCAGGGATACTGAACATGTGCAGTGTGACAGAGATAATAAAGACGATGGCTGCAAACACGAAGAGAACCTGCTCCTGTGATTTAAATGCTTGGCCCAGAGCTGTGCCAGTCCAGTCTAGACCTCCAAGCATGTATCCTACTGCTCCACCAAGCCCTAAAGAGACAGGTATAAGGGGATTAGTGTAGCAttattatttgtaaatatgtatgGAGAGTTGTGCAACTGTAATCCTAACATTATGCATGTATTTAGATTTGATAATGTTCAGAACATTCGCTTTCTGCATCCATGTAAACATTCAAATTACACAGCCCATGTCTTTCCTCCACTGTGTCAAAGAGGTGAGCCTTCAACTTAGATTTCATTCTGGGAAAGAGGACGAAGTAGCTGTTGGTGTCCAGATATCTAAGAATGTTAACAGTCTGATCCCCGCCGAATGAATTCCTGGTTCACAGTCTTGTGAATGTTGAgaacaaaaccccccaaaatctacATAGACTTACCAGCAGAGAATGCATGAATGTTCAGCGCCATATCTTGCTCATCTGTGTCTGCAACATCCAGCAGATAAGCTCTGATTGGTCCCTCTGAGGCATCAGCGCAGAAGTCCAGCACCACCACGCCCAGCACAGTAAGAACGATGCCGATAGTATGCTTATTGGGAGTGTCGCCAACGGAAAGGCCTGAAGAGAATACCACAAAATATACACAGACCGGATTTGCTGAACTGCATTTTTTATGATTTGTTAGCAGATTATCTCCCTTGAAGCCTTCAACTCACCTATTAATGAACCATTTAAAAACAGTGCCACTCCCAGCAGTACACCTACACAAAGACCCAGAATGAACGGTCTTCTCCTGCCCCATCGCAGACTACAGCGGTCACTGGCTGTGCCAATCAGAGGTGTGAAGAGGAGACCCAGGATAGGACTGAGAAACCAGGTTAAACTGTAATACTTTTCAGGAAGACCTGGAAAATACACACAATTGATTCATTCAAGTATTTTCAATTACACTAAAGCTAATataagaattaaaaaacaaccaCAGCATAGTGaagtgtacatatatatatatatatatatatatatatatatatatatatatatatatatatatatatatatatatatatatatatatatatacatatatatatatatatatatacacatacacacacacacatgtatacataatccaataacataaaaaaccaaaataaatgaGACGGAATAGACCGTGTTTCCAAGTGATCCAAAAGCCTGTGAAAATAGGTAGGTCTTCAAGTTGAGTTGAAGATTTCCAAAGAGAAGGAGAACTATATAAAAGAGGGAAGACTCTTGCAGAGTCTTGGAGCGGCAACAGAGAAAGCCCTGTCACCTTTAGATTTTAAATGGGAGCGTGGGACCCACGTAAGTATTTGACTGGAGGACGCAGAGTTGGAGTGGTTAGGTGCAGGCTAAGGAGATCTGAAAAGTAACCTGGAGCAAAGCCACAGAGAGCTTTAAAGACAAAttacaaaacactgaaatcGTAACACTCTGCATAGTGTTACTAGATCTGGGGGAAAACAAATTTTTAAGATGCATTATTTTTATTGATAAGATGTATTATTAGTATTACTAGTAGTATTATTGAGACCTGATATGAAACCTTATACTCATGtccctcagttttctgtttaaaaatgttatcaCACTATCAAATAGTGAACTACAGATCCTCCTCACAGATGCCAAGTAATTGCACCAAAGTTTCAATCTGGTCTATGTTCTGGATgacaactttattgtcattggcTTTTCTATACTACAGCAAAACCCTGTGGAATGTTGCTAATGTTTAATCGATGACAGCAATCTAATCTGATCTGATCAAAGagcaagtgttttgttttttctgacagGCCACAAAACTTAATACTTAATGTATTACAATCAAATGTAAGTAAATGTCTCATATTTGTCACTTTATTTAGGCAGTGGTGGGAATAAAACATACTCTGCAGAATTTAATACCtttatctgttattttcattttgacGCAAGGCAGTATTCGTCCATTGTCTATACTTTTAAATATTGAGATCTATCAGGCTTTGGCATTAGATATTTGTATTTTGACTCTTTTGCAAACCAGTTTTTAACTttcactaaaataaaataaaaatgctgacAAAAAGCTCAtgatttttttgtaataaattACTTATCTACCAGGCTCTGTTTTGAATAAGTTAAGTCAAAGTTAAGCCAAATTTAGATGCCTGTCATGCAGGAACAGGCACAAAACTTTTTCATTATGATTTCAATACACAACGGGC is a window encoding:
- the LOC134635461 gene encoding solute carrier family 45 member 4 — translated: MVPLKSNQTEMEMAAEGGDASRLPVIRRPKEEEAYDSESETDMDEEGRGVRIPLHRWVMHGTVMFGREFCYAMETALVTPVLLQIGLPEKYYSLTWFLSPILGLLFTPLIGTASDRCSLRWGRRRPFILGLCVGVLLGVALFLNGSLIGLSVGDTPNKHTIGIVLTVLGVVVLDFCADASEGPIRAYLLDVADTDEQDMALNIHAFSAGLGGAVGYMLGGLDWTGTALGQAFKSQEQVLFVFAAIVFIISVTLHMFSIPEQPFSPSNQVKDTENGDSTGQVSLKPAGRTLDVITEEDASAQARSRDDPESDPKEGEIDFLAVERVRSKSDSVLAMPDATIELDADLDPDTQNFLPETHFQPEMQEDLEDVFKLADSSAEAPPSVGPQPPPDGIADVTPISSVLSELKDPANGHPSFQQTSWGSEDSQLKQAKPANGSELPSVMKTHGTKLGNHTSSTRLGRPTYYRQPSFTFSYYGRVGAQRHRMRHTGHFSTQPITTSQSLNDLSIIQRHTDRRRLQLSASSLSSEGSSSEGGTDKGGSVRLLWLSMLKMPSQLWRLCVCHLLTWFSIIAESVFYTDFMGQVIFQGDPKAPANSTELQNYHKGVQMGCWGLVIYAATAAVCSAILQKYLDHFDLSIRVIYILGTLGFSVGTAVMAIIPNVYVAMVMISTMGIISMSISYCPYALLGQYHEIKEYINHSPENTRRGFGIDCAILTCQVYISQILVASALGSVVEAVGSVRVIPIVASGGSFLGFLAACFLLIYPDLEPSSSEQDEDSVGFPGVEDQNAENTSEQTQALLKLTNTDTETESLNNMENHSST